From the genome of Phoenix dactylifera cultivar Barhee BC4 chromosome 17, palm_55x_up_171113_PBpolish2nd_filt_p, whole genome shotgun sequence:
CACGGATAAAGAACGATTGCCAATTTTGAACTTAGACACAAAGTTTCCATGAATACAACAATTGCAAGCTTGAGTCTCAAgagccaaatattttttttccaattaacAAAACGTTACAtctttttttcctctaaaacctTACTTGAAACTCATAGGAAGTGTCCACCTATTCTGATTCACATATAAAGCAAAACAAGAGAACACAAGATCTGATGATGAATCGCAACTTGTAATAATATCACCTCTTTCATTTTTATGATTGTTTTGAAACATTAGTAGAGGTTCAGTAATATTAAGAATCAGCTCACCATactgagaaaaagaaaagggaaaaaaaaagttatatatCGGGAGATATCTACATATATTTTCATGCAGATTCATTCATTTATCTATTTATCCATTTTGATTTGCGTCTGTAATGCTACAGACATGGAGTGCATAAGTTCCACAACTCTGGCAATCTGGAATGTTTGTAGGTATTAAAGATcattaaatttcgaatttcttTCCTTGTTCTCCTAGCTTTTGACGCTGACAAGGTGTACATGGAAGCAATTGATAAGTTCGGTGCTATGATGTTCAGAAGCAATGCTTATGCACCAGTATGACTCGATAATCCACTATATCTTATCTGGTACTCGTAGAGTTGCTGGACATAGGTCACTCCGTCAGTCAAGAATCAGGCCGTTGGACTATTGAGGACATGCTTGTATTGAAGCTTAATCCTTCTATTTATACTTgcaacatataaaaaaataatgaaaacttTTCTAGGAAACCATCTTACTGATTGTTGAAATTTTGGGTTTTACATATATGTGAATGACAACAACATCACCTCTTTCATTTTTATGATTGTTTTGAAACATTAGTACAGGTTCAGTAATATCAAGAATCACCTCACCATactgagaaaaagaaaaggaaaaaaaacgaaGAATATATCGAGagccatctacatatattttcaTGCAGATTCATTCATTCATCATCATTTATCTATTTATCCATTTTGGTTTGTGTCTGCAATGCTATAGACTTGGAGTGCATAAGTTTCATAACTCTGGCAATATGGAACATTTATAGGTATTAAAGATcattaaatttcgaatttctttccttatttgcctagattttctttaatattttgtCTGTGTTCCAAGTCCCAGTTTAACGTATTCTAAAGTTGACCACCAAAAAATATAATCTTACTAACAAAAGCTCTGttaggagaaagaaagaagagagagagagaagggaatttGTATTTCTATCTGGTTACATTCGATGCATTTCAGGGATTATATATACTAGCGTACAGATTCTATAAAGAAGAGTAATACAAGCTGATACAGAATTATGCtaacgaaaaaaaaaatattatgaccTGATACGGTTTGTTATGTGATCCCTAATATCACTCTAACAAAatcatgctaacaaaaaaaataatacgagTCAAAACAgaatcatgctaataaagaaaaatattatggtcTCATACGGGTTGTTATGTGATCTCTAACTGAAGGTGGTAATGCAGGTGCCAGCTTGAGTTTGAAAACACCAATTGATCACTGCCACTGGTCTATTTCATCACTGCAACTGAAGGTGCCTGTTATACCAAACTCACAATCTGGAATCGCTGCATGAATTTGGATCACCATCTTCATAACTTGTCCCACTGGATACTGGAGGCACACGTGAGCTGCAGTCCACACCAAATATCAGCTCAATCCTTCAATCAGTCTGGTCATAGCAGACTTGTGCATTTCACCCTTCAGATTCACCCCTACCATTATCTTCGAAGGACATGTAGAACTCATCCCTTCATCTGCTCAAAAGAAAGCATGACCACcttcagatgcctggctagcctgCTCGATGGTGCTCATCACCCAAGACAGATGGAAATCATTCGGCGCAGCCCTTCCCATAACCATGATTTCTCCAGTTCACTGGCAGAACCACTGGAATAGACCCACGGACATATGGTTCCTGTTTCCATAACCATAGTTCCTAAAAGAGCTGGCCTTCGAGGCTACATTTTCATTTAATAGCCTGTCAATGCAAGTGATGGAATCAGATCTCACAAAAAAAATGCAACTTAGTTGAAGTATCCATTTGTTATacaattattaacaaactcttaTTAATGATCCATGGTGACTTCATCACTTTGGGTGCCCGGTAAAATCTGGAAGCAACTTCAGATAATCAAGATATTGTCCATCCTTTGATAACACCTCAAATATCTGAGAAGCAGTTGATGCCTCAAAAGAAAAGCTTTTCTCCTTCATTTTTCTAATAATTTCCAATGCTTTTTCTATCTCATCTTTCTCCAGCAAACAACGAACCATGACATTGAGCATGACAGAATCTGCAGGACAACCAGATTTCTCCATGTGCAAGAGCAAATAATCAACCTCATCAAACAACCCTTCCTTTATTAGTCCTTTCACCATTATGGTATATGTAACAATAGTCGGCTTCAAATCTTTGGTAGGGATAGTATTGAAAAGATTTTTGGCTTCATTGATCTCACCACCATTAAACAATCCATCAATTAGGGTGTTGAAAGAGATAATGTCTAGGTTAACATCAGATGATAACGCATCTTGAAATAGCTTCATAGATTTATCAATACACTGGTTTCTGCAAAGCCCATCCAAGATTATGTTGTATGTGTAAAGGTCTGGACATACTCTAGCAGCAAGCATCTTGTCAAACAAATTTTCAGCATCAGCAACCCTACCAACACGGTACATTCCAGCTAATATGGTATTGTATACAATTGTTGTATGCTGCACTCCATTACGAGGCATTGCATTAAAGAGATTCAGAGCCTTATCAATCCTCCACCTTTTGCAATATCCATCAATTAATATATTGTATGTTACAGCATTGGGCTTATGGCTTTTTGAAACCATTGAATCATAAATTCTCACTGCATCATTCATTTGCCCCACCATACAGTAACCGTCCATTAGTGTATTATAAGTAAAAACATCAGGCTCCATGCCCCCACTAATCATCTTTTCCAATAATCTATGTGCCTCTTGAACCTTTCCTTCTTTACAAATGAAATCAATCAATGCATTGAGTGTCATGATGTTAGGATGGATTCCTCGCTCTCTCATTTCGTTAAGCAACTGAAAAGCTTCTTTCCACTTCCCAAGTCTACCAAACCCACATATTATAGAGTTGTAAGTGATTACATTTGGGTGGATCCCTTGTGCCACCATCTCATCAAGAAGGCTTCCAGCATCCTCCACTCTTCCAAGGTGGCATAGTCCATCTAGTACAGTACTATAGGTAACAACATCAGGCTTCAAACCTTGTTGTTGCATCTTCTTGAATAGCTCCACAGCCTCATCCATTTTTTGATTCTTGACGAATCCATTAATCAAGGCAGAGTATGTATGACAATTAGGAGATAGACCTTTACCTGACATGGAGTCAAAGACTTTAATTGCATCTACAAGACGGCTCTCCTGACAATATCCTTGCACCAATATAGTATATGAGATTACGTTAGGTTTTTCACCTCTTTCATTCATCAAATCAAGCAGTTTATGAGCTTCTGCAGTCTTTTTATGCTTGCAAAGTGAATCCATCAGCATGCTATATGTCACCACATTTGGCGAAAGGCCTCGATCGACCATTTTCTTGAAAATATTGACTGCCTCTTTCCAGTGGCCTAAAGTCGAATGCCCATGAATAATGCTGTTGTAAGTGCGAACATCCGGGGCAACACCGGCATTAGTCATTTCATCGATCAGTTTGAGAGCCTTGCTTACAGCTCCCTCTTTGCAAAGGTTGTCGATAATTGTGTTATACGTAACCACATCAGGCTTGCAACAACTTCCCAAGGTTGCCATTTTCTGATGCAGCTCCAGTGCCAAGCCCATGCTCCCAGCACTGCACAGCCCCTTGATGAGAGCATTGTATGTGGAAACATCAGGTTGGCATCCCATCAGAGACATTCTATCGAACACCATGGCTGCTTCGCTTATCCTATTCTCGGAGCAGAGGCCATGGACAAGAGCTCTGAAGATTATGGCGTCGGGGAAATGGCCACGTTTCAGGAGGTCCCCGAATACGCCGAAGCCCAAATCCACCCAATTCATGCGACAACAGCATTTGATAAGGATTCCATAGGTGTGGACGCCGGGCGAGATTCCTTGCATTTGATTTAGTTTGTTATATAGAGAGAGAACAGTTGGGTAATGCTTCATTCGAAGGACGGCGTTGAGGACGGCGTTGAGGACGGCGTTGGAGGGCTTCGGGCTAGCACTCGCTGCAGTGTCGAACAAATCGAGCGCGTCTTCGATCGTAAGAGCCTCTGATCGACATCGTTCGATCGCCAGGCTTTCCAACCGAGAGTTTCCACCCCGGATGTTATTATCGGGGGCGGTTTCACGAGAAGATGATGCACCTTTCCTTCGAAAGGTAGCAGCATCTCTCGCTGAAGATGAGACGGGTAAGGAGGCGAGCAATGGAGAAGTCCTCCGCATCCCAGCATCACGCAAATCTACCAGGTGTTTGTGCTTTTGTCCTCTCTATTTGAACTTTAGAGATCACAAAACTCCGCACGGATAACAGTCTCCACGAGGCCTAACAAGGTGGCTCCGGCTTCGTTTACGGTGAGCTAACCGCTGGCATCCGGCAAGGACTTATCTAGTATAGCCTGAGAATTGGCAGTCTGACCAACGAGTTATTTGGGGTATAAGTCACCTTAGCTGCCTGCTAAGGCGTGCGGGGATCCGAACTCGGCCGCGGTTAAAAAGATCGGAAAAACTCCTCCAAGACTAGCGGGCGGTTCGAGGGAAAGAATCGGGGATTACAAGTGCGCATGGAAAGCAGAGAATGAAGGAGAGAAAGGAGAGTGATGGATTGGATACTGAAATCGGCTTCATGCAGCAGCAACTGTCATCTGGTAAAATATTCGTACCTTCCAGCGGCTACGTTTTTCTAATTTCTAATTCTTTCGTTCCTTGTTCATCAGGGCTTGCATTGTTAAAATCACTGGATGTTTCATTTAACTTAATAACCAGTATCCCCTAAGAGATCAGCTCGGCAACTTTGTTGTAATTAGGAGCAACACCACCGCTACAAACACAGGATGTAAATAAAGGACTGCTGAAGCACAAACACTTGACAGTTTATTTCAGTATCAAAACCAGGATGTAAATAAAAGACTGCTAaataaccccaaaaaaaataaaacacttaAGCCTTACAAATACAAATACTTGACCGcgatataaaatttttttagcgTATCGACCCATATCGGATATTAGCACCAAACCAACACAGTATTATATACTCTGTACCATCTGATTCACTCGGTATACCGCCTATATCAAATATCAGTATCAAACTGATACAATACATCCTGTACCATCTTGTTTGGATCGGTATGACATACC
Proteins encoded in this window:
- the LOC113463324 gene encoding protein Rf1, mitochondrial-like is translated as MRRTSPLLASLPVSSSARDAATFRRKGASSSRETAPDNNIRGGNSRLESLAIERCRSEALTIEDALDLFDTAASASPKPSNAVLNAVLNAVLRMKHYPTVLSLYNKLNQMQGISPGVHTYGILIKCCCRMNWVDLGFGVFGDLLKRGHFPDAIIFRALVHGLCSENRISEAAMVFDRMSLMGCQPDVSTYNALIKGLCSAGSMGLALELHQKMATLGSCCKPDVVTYNTIIDNLCKEGAVSKALKLIDEMTNAGVAPDVRTYNSIIHGHSTLGHWKEAVNIFKKMVDRGLSPNVVTYSMLMDSLCKHKKTAEAHKLLDLMNERGEKPNVISYTILVQGYCQESRLVDAIKVFDSMSGKGLSPNCHTYSALINGFVKNQKMDEAVELFKKMQQQGLKPDVVTYSTVLDGLCHLGRVEDAGSLLDEMVAQGIHPNVITYNSIICGFGRLGKWKEAFQLLNEMRERGIHPNIMTLNALIDFICKEGKVQEAHRLLEKMISGGMEPDVFTYNTLMDGYCMVGQMNDAVRIYDSMVSKSHKPNAVTYNILIDGYCKRWRIDKALNLFNAMPRNGVQHTTIVYNTILAGMYRVGRVADAENLFDKMLAARVCPDLYTYNIILDGLCRNQCIDKSMKLFQDALSSDVNLDIISFNTLIDGLFNGGEINEAKNLFNTIPTKDLKPTIVTYTIMVKGLIKEGLFDEVDYLLLHMEKSGCPADSVMLNVMVRCLLEKDEIEKALEIIRKMKEKSFSFEASTASQIFEVLSKDGQYLDYLKLLPDFTGHPK